AAGATCACATGCAAAAATTCAAAACGCTAATAAATTCTATATCCAACACTCCTAACTCCAAAGGGAATCtgaggatccataaagttgacaactttatggaATTCCAACACTCCAATAAGTCCCAACATGAAGAATAAGacttagaagcctagatctatgcACAAAGAACTAAAAAGCATggaacttgaggacttacaaaagTCTAGAAGATGCACAACGAAGATGAGAAGAGTCCCTTGCTGAATCCAAGCCCAAATGTCACATTTGTCTTCCTCTAATACCCAAAAATCAACACCAAAGGCTCAAAAGGCCAAGTTCGAGGTTAGGGTTTGCTTGGAGGCTGAGAGAGTGTGATTGAGGCTGATGTTGAGCAACCTTAGCCATCACATTCCCTTAAACAGGGACACAAACcctgaagattagggtttctcatttaATCACCACCACGCCGTGGTTATAGGCCGCCATACCATGGTGGTCATAAAAAATCCGCCATACAAAACGCTCCACCATGTCGTGGTGATGCTCCACCATGTTGTGGCCACCCCCATTAAGATTTATACATACAAGTTGATTTATACCTGTACTGGATCTTACACAAATTTTCGTTCGTTTAGTCCTGTATGGTTCACATATAAGATTATTAGTAAACATTTAATTAATCGGCTCAATGCGGTTATTATGAGCTGTGTTAGTCGGGATCAATATGCCTTTATTAAAGATATGAATATTTTAGATGACCCGTTTTGTTGAATGAAGTTATAGAGTGGTATCATAATTGTAAGAAAAGACTTATTGTCTTCAAAGTTGACTTTGAGAAAGCCTAGATTCTCTATGTTGGGACATTCTTAACTTTTTCATGGACAAGTTGGGCATTATTTGTAAATGGATGCGGTGGATTTCAGGATGTCTGATGAATGAAAGGTCTTATATTCTAGTTACTGGCTCCATACATATGAATGTTGGATTTTGTAGGGGTGTAAAGCAAGGAGACCCGATGTCTACGTTTCTGTTTATTTTACCGATAGAAGGATTGCATCTAGTTAGTTTTAGGGTTGAACATATTGGTTTGTTTAGGGGAGCTTCAATTAGCCACATTAGTTTGGAGTTTTCATATTTGTTATATGCATATCATGTTATGTTTTTATGGGAGGGCTCTCAGTCGAATGCTAGTAACTTGGTGTGCATTCCCATGTGTTTTTCTTGGTCTCGAGACTTAAAATTAATGTGAAAAAGTAAACTTCTTGGTGTAGGTGtatttgattttatatatattgATGTGGTTCCAGGATATGGGGTTTCCTCCATGCCGTTTTCTTATCTAGGTGTTCTGGTTGGTTACAATACGAGTTGATTTGAAAACTCGAAAGGTGTTTTTGACaaagtttatttttaaattatttgattGGAAAGCTCGTATTTTGTCTATTGGTGGGCGACTTTTTTTTGATTAAAGATGTACTTTGGATTTTCCTAAGGACTATATGTCACTTTACAAAACCCCAACCGTTATGCAACAAAAAAAAAGTGGATTCGTTGTGTAATAAGTTTGTCATTGGAGGTGACAAGGAGGAGCATCAGATGACTTGGGGTATGGTGAGTAAGTTGCTAGGTGGTATTGGTGTCGGTAGTATTTTCGTGTTGAACATATCTAATTTACTGTTCAAATAGATTTAGCGCTTTAGATATAATCTGCTTGATTTGTGGGTCAAAGGAGTTCAAGCTACTTATGGTTCAGATGGGTATTTTTCCGCTTCTCTTTGACTGAACTTCGAGTTTTTAGACCTTGGATTAATCTTCTCAACTCGGTTATGCAGCTGAACTAGAAAGGAATTGATTTGTTGTCGGCTTGTAAGCATAAGATGGGGGACAATTAAGTCAAATACTTATTTTTGGGAAGACATATGATATGGTGTGGTGATTGTTCGGTTGAATTCCTGGGAATATATACATCGGATGATGGTAAATTTTATATTGTGTCAAACCGACTTCACTGCTAGAGGAAGACCGACATATGAGGAGGAGTTAGTGCGACATTTGACTTTGAGGGTATGTATGAGTAATGGGTGGCTATCAGGGCCGTTCCAAACATATTTTGGGCTCAGGGCGAAAGAAAAAATAGGCCCTTAAAATATACAATTGtcttcaagtttttttttataataactcaATAATCGAAAGAAATTACTTGTACTATCTTCTAAATACAACAATTTCCATAAAACAATTGAGCCTCTTTAAAAGATAGGTCCTGAACGGTCGCCTCTATCGTCCACCCTCTGAGACGGGCCTGATGGCTATGGTCTTTGGATCGATGGTTCCACTTGGTTTACGGTTGCTTCTGCGCATACTTTCATTGATGTTAATAACTTGGTAGTGGATATTAATTGCAATAGATGGAATCTCCTAGTTCCCTTAAAGTTAATGTCTTAATATGGAGGTTTACATTGAATAAGATCCGGTCTCGGGTGGAGACATTCAAGTTCAACCATCTCTTTTTCACTTGTGATCGAACGGCTATTGACTTTTAGATCTTACCGACTAGATGGTAGGATATTGATCTTCacattttttctatttttatgtcgAGTGGATGGGTTGGTTGGCTTCGTATCCGTTGATTAGTTCGTCTTTATTTGGATGCAATGGGAGTCACCCTTATGTGGGTGGGTTATTTGGAGTTTCGGAACATGCAACTTTTTAGTCAAAAGAAACCTATGAACGCTTTTCTTGAGGTTTTGTAGTttctcaatctttttttttttttttggattagtgTTAGGAAGCCTGAGTTTTGCTTTAATTGGATAGGATGTAAAATCCTAGTATATCAATTTCCTTGATGTAATTTTCTATTTTTTCACttgtttttaataaaatttatgccatttaaaaaaaataacaattataatctAGTTAGAAACTCAATCCAAAAACAAGAACAAGTTAGAAAATCAAGAGCAAGTTTGAAAAGTTTCGAACTATATATAGATTTCCAaacattcttaataaaaaaaggtGTTCAAAATTACCAACTATTTTTTCGAAAAACTTGGTTCTCAGACTTGTTTTTGTTAAGAAAAGTATTGCGAAAAATTGCAAAATTTTGAAGTTCTCGACCTGGTCGTTTGATAGTTTTTGGAAAATTGTACTTAATATTTATTATCTGTTTACCATATGTGGTCGTTAGGTTGATTATCCCTTAAATAAATGTtagaaaaaactataaaaaaaaaacaaattaaaaatataatatttatttaaatttcgaaaaaacaaataaaaagtaAAACTATCTCGGTTTTGTACGTTTGATGCAAGTTGGAAAGGTTTTAAcggtatcaaaaaaaaaaaaaaaaaaaaaaaaaatccataaaaacaaaatttacactttacactattttttattttgtgaGAAAGGCATATAAAATAAAGGCTAAACCGGATTTTTTAAATGTCCGGTCCAAGGCGGGTAGGTGTGCACCATTAATTTTTTTTGGGTAAAAGTGATAGTCGACATAATCTTTGCTTTAAATTAAAGAAGTCAAATATAGTTTTAGGTTAAAACATTAAGAGCCTCgaagagaaaaagaagaaaaagagttgTAATGGAGACTAAAAAGCAAGATGACTACTCTCTTACAATACCACTACTTGTTAACAATGGAGATGTTGGAACGAAGGTAAAAGAAGAAGAATACACCAACAACACAACCACAGGAACTGCTTCTTTCATCAGTACTTGTTTCAATTGTCTCAATGGTCTTTCAGGTTCTTACTTCTCTTCTCTTCAATTTTTTTACCTTTAATCCACATACATTTTGTCTTTGGGTATTAATCTTTGTAATCCATAGTAGCAAGTTTTTTCATGGAAAATCTCACAAAACagtttttttcatgaaaaaacagttttttttttttttcagaaaaagtagttttttgtttttttttttcagaaaaaatgtaatttttttttattaaaaaacttcaaaaaaaaactcattttatcTATAAAAAAGCTTTTAACTTGTTTATTTATAATTAGTTGAAACATGAATGAACCAAAAGAGCTCATTAAAGTCTTTTCAACCAAATTTTTTCAAGAAGTTTTTTCCCAAAAAGTTTTTCGATAATTTGGTTTCAACTAATTATAAAAAGACAATTTAAAAGGTTTCCTTTTATAGATATAAAAATGAATATTTGTTAATCAAACATACGTTTTGAAAAAACTTCGGCCGAAAAAACTTGTAATAGTTTTTCAAAAGCTATTGAAAAGCTCCCAAAACTTGTCTATTGTAGATGCTCTAATTTTGACGAAGTAAAAGTCAAAATCTCCATTCATGCAATTTTCATTTTGATGGGATTCTCAGGAGTCGGAATACTTTCAGTACCATACGCATTAGCATCAGGAGGGTGGTTGAGTTTACTTCTACTTCCTTTAATCGCCATCTCAACATTCTACACAGGATTACTAATTCAAAGATGCATGGATTCTGATCCAACAATCACAAATTACTCCGAACTTGGGGGTCGAGCATTTGGTAAAACAGGCAAAACCCTAGTATCAATCACCATGAACATCGAGCTCTATTTAGTAGCAACAGGTTttctaatcctagaaggcgaTAACTTATGCAACTTATTCCCAGATATAGATTTTGATATCTTTGGTGTTCATATAGATCCCAAAAGTGGATTTATTGTGTTTGTTGCAATCATTATACTCCCTACAAATTGGTTGAACAACATGAGTGTTCTTTCGTATATATCTGCAAGTGGAGTTGCTGCCTCTGTGATTATTCTGGGATCTATCTTTTGGGGTGGTGCATTTGATGGTATTGGTTTTCAGGAGAAGGGTAATTTGGTAAAATGGAATGGAATCCCTTCGGCTATTAGCTTATATGCATTTTGCTATTGTGCGCATCCCGTTTTTCCTACCCTATATACTTCCATGAAAAACCAACGTCAATTCTCAAAGGTATATATTAAGAAGTTATTTCTTCATgaatttaaaagttttttttttcaaaagttttggTGTTAACATATTGAAACTATAAACCATTTAAGTTGGCATCTTACATGGCAAAGATTGCCTACATTATGCCATGTAGGATGCTAAAGCAAATGGTTTACAAAGACGCCTACGTTATGCCATGTAGGATGACAATTCAAATGGTTTACTTGTCAAATATGTTAAAattgagaggctaattatttggtGTGTGAATTAGAAGATGAGGGACCTAAAGTTGTGTTGGCAATAGTTTATGTCTAAAATTTTGACACAACCCTAATGTGTCAAAAGTTAGGATTTAATGGGGAAAaccttttagtttttttttcttccaaCGTTCTCTTACATGGTTTTTTCTTTATTAATTCTAAAAAAAAGAtctatgagaaattaaatatcctcctactttttgtTCCTAAATATCTTCCTACCCAATGAAATGATGACACGTGTAACATTTAATGTTCATTTaatgagatttaatgatattttaggatactaatatgacacatgtcatcaaTTAAATGGGTAGGAAAATTTGTAGGATTAaaaggtaggaggatatttaatttctcaagaTCTATATATAGGTTATCAGATTTAGTGATTGAGTAATAAAAGAAATAATATCTTAATAACATTTGTTTCCATTATTACTAATATGTTTAGTTGTTCTAAATTGTAGGTGTTGTTCCTATGTTTCGCCTTTTGTACCGCTACTTACTCATTAATGGCAGTTATCGGTTACCTCATGTTTGGGTCAAATGTAGAGTCAGAGATTACCTTAAATCTTCCTACCAACAACATAAGCTCAAAAGTAGCCATATTCACCACCTTAGTCACTCCAATAGCTAAATATGCACTAATGGTAACACCAATTGTCAATACCATTGAAGCACGATTTCAATCTTCTTACAGCAAAAGGATTCGTTCATTCATAATTAGAACACTCTTGATGATAAGCACAGTAGTTGTAGCCCTATCGCTCCCTTTTTTTGGGTATTTAATGGCACTTGTGGGAGCCCTCTTAAGTGCTACAGTTTCAATCACAGTTCCATGCTTGTGTTACTTGAAGATTTCAGGGATTTATAGAAGAATTGGGGTTGAGATGACGATTGTTGTGTTTGTTGGGTTAATTGGGGTTGTTGTAGCAATTGTGGGTACTTATGTATCAATTTTAGATATAAAAAGGCACCTTTATTAGATTATTGAATTGTGGATTGTTAATCTTCATGTTTAAAGTTAATTACTCATATAATAACAAGCCTAACATAACTTAAGTTGCCAAAGTGCTTTGAAGTATAGAATTAGGTGATTTCCATCTATCACATTTTTTGGAAGGCAATTAGGATTTGGCATGAATTCGAAAGGATTTTTTTTCACAGAAATACAAGTTTCTGGGATGGAAAGCAATAATTGGTCTTGTTAATATGCTAAATGTGGATGATGATTAATACCTTATATAGATTTTGAAGTATCAAACgttttactttttgtttttgttttttttgaatATATGTTTTCAACATACTATGAGTTTGTGTTTTAGTATATACCATTATCAATCCATATCAACAAACTTATCGGTAGCCAAACAAGCTGTGCCAAATATACTTGATACAATATTGATAACTAAATTTATGTACCAACTATAGTTTGTATAACACAATCCGCTATTAGGAGAAATACTTTGTATCAAACCTTGTTCACCCATAATAGATACGTCATACCAATACTAGGTAAAAGTAAATGTATAcacacatataaatatattatacacACATAGAATCCACATTCATGttttcatacatacaaatacacattatacatatattcatatacatatataaatacatagaTTTATACCAAACATACACGCATATgcaaattttcatataataacatcctacttataccaaatacACATACATTTACATACATATACCACATTGCATACAAATTCAAATTATAcacacatacaaatacacatatacacacatatacGTACACTAtacacacatataatcaacattcatgttttcatacatataaatacaaattatacatataaataaacattatacatacattcacatacataTACAAGATATACACACATATGTCAAATTTCACATAATAGAAACCTGTGGTGGCCGGAAACCAATAAGGTGGTGCAGTGGTGGTGGTAGACGTTGTCGGTGATAGCAACAATTGAAGAAAACCGAAatcagtttttatttatttatttatttaatttttttgcaATTAACCCGACTAGAAACTAGAAATCAACGTtacaagagaaagagaaagaaaatGAGGAAGGAATTGCACCTTAGTTGCCAGAGAAGAAAAACACTCGTCGAGGTCGCCGGTAGTAGAGATGGAAGCCGGTGGTCAAAGGTATCATCACAGATCGAAGGTATCGTCACAAATCGAGAGAAATGGAAGCAGAATAGGGAAGAAAGAAAGCTTAAAAGTGTTTATTTGCGATGGCTTTTAGTGGTGACAACTTTTAGCGGCGACACAAAGACAATAGCGACTCCTATCGATTGTGGCGACAATTGTGGAGGGAACTTATCATGTCTCTTTTTTTTACCATCAGCGGCGATACTAGTCGCCGATATTGGTGTCACCGTTATTGGTTTATGCGAAATGGAACCCCAATTATTGGATTAGACTCTTGATCGGACAGATGGGGTTTACCAAAAAGGGATCACGCGGATTTGGTCCCCAAGTTATTACCGGTGACCTTTTACCGTTGACATGGACTTTTGGAAATGACTAAAGCTTGAGTCCCTACTAATAGTCTGTGGTGCCAGTAAAGATGTCGCCAGCAATGACATGATTTCTTGTAGTGACTTTAAACCGAATTTTAACAACAAATCTATATAATCACCGAATAATACTATATTTTTCAAAAGAGTTTATACAGAATAAACATAGACGATCAACAAACTGTAACAAAATTCGATTAAAGACAGTAATAGCTTTAGACAATAAGATTACAATGTATGATGTGAATTAAGAAAAATCTCAACAcgaacataaacataaaaaacactttaagaaaaccctaataactCTCCAGAGAGAATGATGGAGAAAATATGTTAAAAGAATtacaccaaaacaccaaaagagcATTTATATACAAGCTCTCTTAGACGTTACAGATTACAACCTTGAAGCTTTAGCATCTCTCCAACATAACCCTTCATGTGTCAACCCATATTCAATTTGAACTACACGAGCCCCACATATTTCCCGGTACTTCAACCAGTATCTCTCTAAGcccatataacatataattagttcAAGTAATGTTAACAAACCAAAAAAAatgtaataatatatttaatacaaaaaccctaatattaaTCTCTAACACCAAGGTTGAGATTGACAAATTACATCAATATTGGTATTGATACTTATTTTTTGTCTAAGAAGTAGTGTTGTAATTCTTTTGTAAGGTATCTCTTTCCACACAATGTCTAGGTTCATAGTAGTGTGGTAGTTAATTTACAGAATGGATAATGGTTTTAGACGTTAAGAAGACCAGTGAGACGAAGTTGAAAAAGAAGAATTGCATAATATTATGATAGAGACCATTGCTAAAACCCATATTGATATCTTGGTGATGGACACATGAAGATGGTTGTTGACTCGAGACGCTCAATTTATAGTAGTGTCGATCTATTATGGAAGATAAATTTATAGACTCAAACGAAATtaaggtggtgtttgtttttcGATGTGAAAATACCTAAAGTCTGCATACCAATTCTGCAAacctctgtagcagaagagggAGACCAAACGGCTACAACATGTAATAAAAATCCTGTTTGTTTTTTTCCCTCTGCAAAATGCTCCAATAAGTTAAAGTAAGGTGTGAAGAGGTTTGAAGCAGAGGGTTAAGTGCTGCACCACGTAGCATATGCACATCATTTTTTAAGTCAGAAGTTTTCTGaaaaacaaatagctgcaaaGGGTCATGTGCTGCGCGGCGTAGCAATAAGTGTCAGAAGtggtttttttagaaaaaacaaatAGCACCTAAGAGTAGATGTAATTGTTAgacttatatatgtatatgtaccatatttagtgtgtatttttCCTATTTATTTGGTTCAGCCGattgagatcaagaagaagaggaaCATATGAATTGATGTTAGTTATGCCGTAGATCTTATCATTGATAGTAGGTTTAGTGTTGAAAGATCCTAAAGTTACGGTGAGAGATAGACAGATAGCCGAGACGAAGAAGTAAACAGCAGAAGCGAAGAAGGAGAGAGCCGGAGGATTAGGAGTCGGCTAGGTTTGAGGAAGTAGTCTCTGATACCATGTTATCACCAATATTTCACATGAATGAGCATTGTGCCTCTCACGTATCTTAAATaccacaaaatacaaaaaagGGCTATAAAGAGTACAATGGGCCAAAGAGCAATACAAGCCTGCCAAACCAAATACATAGGAGGAATACAAACTAAATAtggtacatatacatatatacgtcTAACAATAATAATCTGTTTCATAACAAAGTGAACTTTCTGATGTGGAGACAAAGAATAAACATGGTGCCTAGCAAAAGTAACCTTTTAAATATCGGTTTATATATGGATAGagcttttttttttcatatgtcGTCAAGTACCGATGAAAGTTCGATACACATTTTCTTCCATTACCGGGTGCTCCAGACATATGTGTAGAAATTTAGGTAAATAGTGGACCACAAATTTCATCTTAGTTTACAACATAATTTCATCTTAGTTTACAACATAGAACATATATACAAACTGATTGACAACCAAAAGATTGATCAATTTTCAGACTAGCCCTGGAAGCTGCAATAATAATCGTTATTTTGGACATCTTTGGAATCAGGAGTAATCTCACTTTTAAAAAAAGGTAACATGAGTGGTgattctataatttttttttattttatttttcatttttttataactatGTTATCTTGTTTTTGAGTTTGATTCACAACAAAAGTTGGAGTCACAACCTAGTCTAGGATACCTTGATGCATCTCCATAGGGAGGTTGCTCTTAAATGTAATAATAACTAGGACTGATTTTTGTTTTGCTAGCCCCTAACTAGctgtgtttttttctttttaaactgaAACCCATTAAAAAAGTAATTTAACAACTTTTGTAGGTTGTTTATAGAAGTTTAAACGAATCGGACGAATGAGAAGTTTGTTTATTTAATAATGAATGGAAATGAACAAGATTTTCGTTCGTTTAGTTAAGGGAACGAATATAAAGAATAGTCTTATTCGTtcttttatgttcatatatatatatatatatatatatatatatatatatatatatatatatatatatatatatatatatatatatatatatatatatatatatatatatatgagagtgaaagtgaaaatggagttTCCAAAAGGGATTTAAGTTTCACAATTTATAGATTTGATAAAAATATCAAAGTGCCAATGTGATCAACATACTAAAAGTAAGACTAAATTTTATGGTTCTTGTTAAGGATGATTatgttggtatatatatatatatatatatatatatatatatatatatatatatatatatatatatatatatatatatatatatatatatatatatatatattcatgagaaaacataaatattttacaaaaatatgaaaataaattTGATCTTATACAAATTAAACCTATGTACTTTACaaattaaatttattagcaataaattaaacataaaaaatcaCATGGTAGGGTGTTATGTTGATATAGATTTAATGGTGATTTTAACAATCATTTTTTTTTCACGTCCTAAACCACTTTTAAATTCAAGTTTTCTTAATAAAAAAGTTAAATAAAACATGTTTTTCTAATCTGAAACAATTTCTCATGTATCATCAATTATCATCATGTAGTTCAATGTTTAGATGAatttttgtccaaaatataagcTTGATGTGACACAATCTCTTtgcaagggtattttagtaaattaacttatatttaataaaggaaatttcGAATTTTCAGAGATATTTttaattctcaaaatttgatttttttaattaaccaatTTCAATTGTAACATATTTTTTAATCATAACCGATTTTATTCGGTTAGAATAACATTCTGTAAGAATCATATTCTATGAGAATGTTAGTCATAAACTAATTTTTGTTAAAAACTACACTTATTCTAAAAAACACGACTAAGAATTTGAAATCAAATATAAACATCGAAATCATACAAAAACACTAATATATGTTAAAGGAGTTGGATACAAGTTAAATTTGTCATTACATTGTTAAAAAAATAACAAACTCTATATATTATTCTATGAGAATGTAACACTAACTAAGAACAAACAAAAATAATTGTATATTATTCTCCAAGAATATACTTTACATATAGTTTTGTCATTAAGTTGTGGATTATTGAATATAGCACTCACTAAGAAAAAAAGTTGGCTTTTTCTCTAGATTATTGAAAGAATGCAGCGACAATAAAGGAAAAAAAATCCATCTCAACATCGCCTTCTTTGCTTTTATCTTAATAAAACTTAACTCGTCCTCCTTTTTTTGTAGGTATGAATAATACATTTTGCAAGAATATACTCTCGCTCTTGAAAGACCAAATATCTAATACATTCTGAAAATGGGCATATCTAAAACAttatgttactctgatttttgaaAGAATTTGCAAAAATATTAAACAAAAACTTTTAAAAGTTTTGAGTATAGTCTAGCAAAAACCTATCAAAATATTTAACATATACACATTATGCAAAACGGATTAATGATTATATATTCGTATTCTCCTTCGTGATATCTTCGTTTTGATATACCACATGTTCAAAACGGATTAAAAATGAATGATAAATTACTTTTCAAAGTAGGATAGTTGGAAGAGAAAAATAAATTAGTTAAGTGAGTTTTAACTCATACCACATTGGCGAGAGTATGCAAAGAAAACAGGTTTATAACTACAAAACCTAGCTAACTTTGTAAGACTTATAGAACCAATGCTCTTTCTTACGCGCACACACAtgaggggggaggggggggggttgCAAATGCGAGTAGATTTGACTTCGGTTGACTAAACTTGTGTGAGTAGATTTGGCTTCGGTTCCCATGATTTCATGAATCTTTCTCATGCTTACGGTGCAATTTCTGGTGTTGTGAAGGTGTTTGGTGTTTAATACAACTTATTGAAGGTGTTTGATATTATATATCAAGGTAAAGCTATGACAATTAGATAATGTATAGAAGGTTTTCGATAGAATACATAAGAGATGTTTCAAGCCAAATTCTCAGTAATTGACTAATTCCATATTTAAAACATACTTTGTAGTAATTTTTACAATCAACATGCTTGTGAAATATTTGACTAGTTGTGTCTGTGGTAATGATGAATTTTCCAAACAAATATTGCTTACACACATTTATTCTGccatattctatgtattctatgtgacatccccaaaatcacggccagaaaagaccgattttcatttatgcttttaaaataatttcagagtaaatccttttgatttgaaagagttgcggaatatgttcccaaaacaaaacatgataaaataatatttatcaaagcatttcatcaagagatgcattttcattatataatcaaaactcgggatgtcatgttccgatacagaccataaagcataaacgataacattacaagtcattcaacaaatatatacatatacagacttgtaaacaaaaacaactcgatgattcatccatcttacgcccttgcgccacttcctgtaatacaaataaaactgagtgggtcagacttgggagcctggtgagcatatagggttttcaacccacaataaataaattatatttaatttcaccaaccaatcaatATCCTGAttatccattcccgttatcctcactttacgtccttaaaaacaacatctatctcaagggacctaatctaggattttcatcgggacggacattactgctaaggggtttcctcaacaatagatatcctaaaggcaaccatgagggggatagagtacaccggtgaacacatcgttcacaacacctacaggttatgaacctgctagcgttccacaggactgtctagaaagagtctgtggtcgttatccatactccgctgaataagtAGATCAACAACAataacatcgaggtctctcatctgtttattacacaccaactatctacccatgttctacccaacatattagtagataaaaatatatatatatattttcatacatagtttaaaacctgtatatcattatcattcaatacatattccacataacagacgaggcacacccacataacacgtatttcatagaaaataaatcagatctatgagatagaagagagtgaatatac
The genomic region above belongs to Lactuca sativa cultivar Salinas chromosome 4, Lsat_Salinas_v11, whole genome shotgun sequence and contains:
- the LOC111888213 gene encoding amino acid transporter AVT1I: METKKQDDYSLTIPLLVNNGDVGTKVKEEEYTNNTTTGTASFISTCFNCLNGLSGVGILSVPYALASGGWLSLLLLPLIAISTFYTGLLIQRCMDSDPTITNYSELGGRAFGKTGKTLVSITMNIELYLVATGFLILEGDNLCNLFPDIDFDIFGVHIDPKSGFIVFVAIIILPTNWLNNMSVLSYISASGVAASVIILGSIFWGGAFDGIGFQEKGNLVKWNGIPSAISLYAFCYCAHPVFPTLYTSMKNQRQFSKVLFLCFAFCTATYSLMAVIGYLMFGSNVESEITLNLPTNNISSKVAIFTTLVTPIAKYALMVTPIVNTIEARFQSSYSKRIRSFIIRTLLMISTVVVALSLPFFGYLMALVGALLSATVSITVPCLCYLKISGIYRRIGVEMTIVVFVGLIGVVVAIVGTYVSILDIKRHLY